GGCCAGAACTCGTGATGCTGCAAAAAACCATGGTGGTGGTGGAAGGCGTCTCGCGCATGCTCAATCCACGCTTCAACATGTGGAAGGCGGCTGATCCTGTTGTCAGTGGCTGGATCAGGGACAATCTCGGCCCGAAACGCATCGTCACGGATCTGAAGGATGGCGTGAAGGCTGCCCTCAAGCTCGCCGAGGCAGCGCCGGAGATAGCCGCCAAAACGGAAAAGCTACATTCCGAACTGATGTATATGAGCGAGAACGGCTTGCGTTTCGATGCCCAGACCGCAGAAGCCATCGGCAGGGCGGAAGCGCGCCATACCAGGTGGGGGCGGATAGCGCTGTGGGTTATTGCGCTGACGCTTCTTTATATTGCCATCAAAGTGAGCTGAACATCTCGGCACCTTCCCGTGCCATGTTTGTGTAACGTCTCGAGGTGATAAAGACCTGGCCTGTCATTCGGTCGGGCAGGTTGTGCGGGGTAAGGGGCTGCTTTGAAGCCGCGAGATTGCGCGGGTGTGAGAGACGGATGATGCCGTACGGGATTTTATTGTGATGGCAAAAGCGCAGATACTGAAACAGACCCTGTCCTATTCGTCCTGGCCACTCGTTTTTGGTGGCGGCCTCGTAGGGTCTTACTTCGCCTTCACGAGCAGCCATCCGATCGCAGCGTTTCTCAGTGTTTATGCATGTGCGGTCATCGCTCTCTTTCTTCTCGAGCGTTATATTCCCTACGAGGTCGAATGGCTCGAAGGGGATGGCGAGACGATGACCAGCATCGGCCATACGCTTTTGACCAAGGGGATCGTGCAACTTGCCGCAGCCGCATCTCCCATTTTCCCGATGCTGGCGGCAAACGTGCTGCAGCCGCTCGCGGCCATGCGCTTTGACCTGTGGCCAGCGCATCTGCCAATGGTGGTGCAGGTCGCGCTTGCGGTGACGGTTGCCGAATTCGGCCTCTACTGGGCCCATCGCATCGCCCATGAAACTGTTTTTTTCTGGCGGTTCCATGCGCTGCATCACAGCGTCGTGCGTCTCTGGGTGGTGAATACGGGCCGGTTCCATGTGGCCGATTCCCTGTTCAAGATCGCGCTCAGCCAGATACCGCTTTATTTCATGGGCGCACCGCTTCAGGTTTTCTGGTGGCTGGGTGCGGTGACCGCCTTCATCGGTATTTTGACCCATTGCAACGTCGATATGAAAACAGGGCTGCTCGATTATGTCTTCAGCACGCCGCGCCTGCACCGCTGGCACCATTCGAAACAACTTCCGGAAGGGAATACCAATTACGGCGAAAACCTCGTCATCTTCGACATCATCTTCGGCTCCTACCATAACCCCGACCGGCCCTCATCCACCGATATCGGCATCAAGGGTGAGATCGCGAAGGGTTTTGTGCCGCAGCTTGTGCAGCCGTTTACAAAGGATGGTGTGCGCCAGATCATCGGTAAAGATACAAAGATAAATTGATCCCGTTAGCGGGAGGGCGGGGTATCGATCACGATACCGAGTTCGGTTCGCACCTTCTTCGTCAAACCGGCAGCGACGAGTTCATAGGAGCGGCGCACATAGTGCCGCAACTCCTCCTCCTCGAGCGGCGAATGATCGCCGATCGACACCCATTTGCGTTTGGCGAAATAGGGTGCCTGCGCTATGCCCTCGAGCGAGGTCAGGATCTCGAAACTCTCCTCGGAGCATTTGACGACCAGCCGCCAATCCTCGCGCTCGCCCAGCACGGCAAAAACCTTGTCGCCGACTTTTGCGACATGGGAATCCCATTGGTCGACGAAACGCACGCCCGGCCATTCGCCGAGCAGCCTGTCAAATGTGTTGCGATTGAACAGGCTCATGCCAATTTCTCGGCGATCAGGGCCGCAAGACGTTTTGCGACTTCCGCTTTGTCGAGGTCCGGCCACGCCTCGACACCCTCGGCTGAAATAATCTTCACGCTGTTGCGGTCTCCACCCATGATGCCGGTTTGCGCCGAGACGTCATTGGCGACGATGTAATCCGCGCCCTTGCGTTCCAGCTTGGCGCGGCCATTTTTTTCAACGTCCTGCGTTTCGGCAGCGAAGCCCACCACAAGCTTCGGGCGGTTTACGTGATGGCCAACGGTTCTGAGAATATCGGGGTTTTCCGTCAGCTGGAGCGCCGGCGGCGCATCACCCGGCTGTTTCTTGATCTTTTGTTCAGATGAGCCCGCCACCCGCCAGTCGGCGACGGCGGCCACCATGACGGCAATATCCGCCGGCAGCCTTGAGATCACCGCGTCCCGCATTTCCTCCGCGCGCTCGACACGGATTACCGTCACGCCAGCGGGATCAGCAATGGTGACCGGACCGGAAACCAGCGTCACTTCCGCTCCGAGCTCTGCAAGAGCCGCTGCAATCGCATGGCCCTGCTTGCCCGATGAACGGTTGGCGATATAGCGCACCGGATCGATCGGCTCATGGGTCGGGCCGGAGGTTACGATTGCCGTTTTACCCTTCAGGGGCTTTGGCCCTCCATCCAGCAATGCGGCGACTGCTTCGACAATCTGCAAAGGCTCCGCCATCCGGCCGAGACCGGCCTCACCCTTCTCCGCCATCTCGCCGGCCATGGGCCCGATGAAAATCACGCCGTCTTTCTTCAGCGTATCGACATTGCGCATTGTCGGTTTTGCCGACCACATTTTGGGGTTCATCGCTGGCGCAACCAGCACCTTGCGGTCGGTCGCGAGAAGGACCGCCGAGGCCAGATCGTCAGCCAAACCATGTGCCATCTTCGCCATCACATCGGCGGTGGCGGGCGCCACCAGCACGAGATCGCAATCGCGCGCCAGCCTGATATGGCCGACATCCTGCTCGTCCTGCCGTGAAAAAAGCTCTGTGAAAACATGGGTCGCAGACAATGCACCAACGGCGAGCGGCGTGACGAATTCCTGCGCGCCCTTCGTCATGACCGGCGTGACCCTGACGCCGCGCTCTTTCAGGCGGCGGATGAGATCAAGGCTCTTATAGGCCGCGATGCCGCCGGAGATAATGAGAAGAATATGTTTGCCTGAAAGCGTCATGATGCCGGACCAGTTTCCCGTTTACGGGGAAACTAAGCCCTTGGCATACAAAGTGCAATCCGGCTGGTATCACGCCGCCTTGGCGACGTGATATTCCTTGATCGCGACCATCTTGATCGCGGGGAAACGCTCGGATTCATAACGCAGCGAAAAGGCATCCTGCGCCAGAAATACCGGATCGCCATCCAGGTCGCGGGCTATATCGCCACGCTTGACGTTGAGAAACTTGTCCATTTCTGCCGGCTGATCGGACGAAATCCAGCGGCAGACCGAGAAGCGCGACATTTCAAAGGAAACCGGCAGGCCATATTCGCCCATCAGCCGTTCCTTCAACACGTCAAGCTGCAGCGCACCGACGACGCCGACGATGGCCGGCGAACCGTCTTCCGGCGAAAAGAGCTGTACGACGCCCTCTTCCGCCATCTGCTGCAGGGCTTCCTTCAGCTTCTTCGCCTTCATCGCATCTTCGAGACGCACGCGGCGCAGGATTTCCGGCGAGAAGTTTGGAACACCTTGGAATACGAGGTTTTCACCCTCGGTCAGCGTATCGCCGATGCGGAGCGTGCCATGATTGGGAATGCCGACCACATCACCCGCAAAAGCGGTGTCAGCCAGCTGGCGCTGCGACGCAAAGAAGAATTGCGGCGCGGTGAGGCCCATCTGTTTGCCTGTGCGAGCAAGTCGAGCCTTCATGCCGCGCTCCAGCTTGCCGGAGCAGATGCGGGCGAAGGCGATGCGGTCACGATGGTTCGGGTCCATATTGGCCTGGATCTTGAAAACAAAAGCCGTCATTTTTTCTTCGGCCGCATGCACGGTGCGGGTATCCGCCACCTGATCGCGCGGCGGCGGCGCGAATTCTCCGAGCGCGTTGATGAGATCACGCACACCAAAATTGCGCAACGCCGAACCGAAGAAGACCGGCGTCATGTGGCCTTCAAGAAAGGCCTGACGGTCAAAGGGACGGCAGGCTTCCATCGCCAGTTCCGTTTCTTCGATGAAGGCATCGCGCTCATTTTCCGGAAGTCGATCCGCCACGGCCTGCGGCCCGTTGACCTTCATGGCCTCAACCTGCGTGTCGACACCGCGGAACGTGCTGTCCGCAAGATTATAGGCGCCGCAGAAGGTTTTGGCACGCCCCACCGGCCAGGTGATGGGCGCCGTATCGAGCGCAAGCTTCTCTTCCACCTCATCCAGAATCTCGAAGGGGTCGCGGCTTTCGCGGTCCATCTTGTTGATGAAGGTGATAATCGGAATGTCGCGCATGCGGCAGACTTCGAACAGCTTCAACGTTCGCGGCTCGATACCCTTGGCGGCGTCGATGACCATGATCGCCGCATCCACGGCCGTCAGCGTGCGATAGGTGTCGTCAGCGAAGTCTTCGTGGCCGGGCGTATCGAGAATGTTGAAGACGCGATCGTTATATTCGAAGGTCATGACCGAGGTGACGACCGAAATGCCGCGCTCGCGCTCGATCTTCATCCAGTCCGAACGGGTCTGGATGCGATCCTTCTTCGCCTTCACTTCACCCGCGAGCTGGATCGCTCCGCCGAACAGCAGCAGCTTTTCGGTAAGCGTTGTCTTACCCGCGTCCGGGTGCGCGATAATAGCAAAGGTGCGGCGGCGGGAGACCGCCTCGGCAAGTGTTTCGGCCATCTGACAAATCCTGTGGAATTGCGGGGTATCTAGCGTTTCAGGGCCGCATTTGCAATTGACCTTGCCGCGATCTGCGCAAACTAATGCCGCATGACCGTTCAAAACGACAATCTCCCCCCTCTGCGCCTTGTGCGCCTCGCCCATGGCGCAGATCTCGAATTGCCATCCTATGAAACCCGCGGCGCCGCGGGCATGGACCTGCGTGCGGCCGTGCCATCCGGCGAAACGCTGACCCTGCAGCCAGGCGAGCGGACGCTGGTGCCGACGGGATTTATCTTCGAAGTTCCGCAGGGTTACGAGGCACAGATCCGCCCCCGCTCCGGCCTCGCCATCAAGAACGGCATCACCTGCCTCAATTCCCCCGGCACGGTCGACAGCGATTATCGCGGCGAAGTAAAGGTCATCCTCGCCAATCTCGGTCAGGACGCTTTCGTCATAGAACGGGGCATGCGCATCGCGCAGATGGTGATCGCGCCGGTGACGCAGGTTACCGTTCTTGAGGTGACGGAAACCTCTGAAACGGCGCGGGGTTCAGGTGGTTTCGGCTCGACAGGGGTCTAGAATATTTGCGGTAATCACGGGACCACCGCAAATGCTCTATCCTTCTGTTTTACCGCATTGTCCGACGCCGAAGCGAAGCCGCTTTGGCTGGAAATGCTCCACTCCGTAGGCACATGCGATCCAATTGTCTTGGGGTCGAATTTTCGCTATTGATCTGGCGGAGTTTCGAGGAACGATCATGACGTTGACGACCATTCTTGCTTATGCCACCGCCCTTTTCATTGCGGCTGCCATCCCCGGCCCCGGCATGACGGCGATCGTGGCGCGGGCGCTGGGCTCGGGTTTCCGCGAGACTTTCTTCATGGGCCTTGGGCTCATACTCGGCGACATGATCTACCTGACCGCTGTGATCCTGGGCCTAACTTTTGTCGCGCAAACCTTTCAGGAAGCCTTCATGGTCCTGAAATTCGCGGGCGCGGCCTACCTCCTCTACATCGCCTGGAAACTCTGGACGGCGGGCCTCCTGCCACAGGACCTGAAGGCCAAGAAAAGCACGAGCATGCCTATGTCCTTTCTGTCCGGCCTGCTGATCACCCTCGGCAACCCGAAAACCATGCTGTTTTACGTGGCGCTGGTGCCGACGCTGATCGATATCCGCATGATCGGGCCTTCCGAATATGCTTCGCTCCTCGCCATCACCTTCGTTGTCTTGATGGCTGTCCTCCTGCCGTACATCCTGCTTGCGGCCAAGGCGCGTAACCTTCTGAAAAAGCCGAGCGCCCTGACGATCCTCAACCGCACGGCGGCGGGCATTCTGGCGGGAACCGCGACCATGATCGCAATCCGCAGCACGTAAAATAATTTCGTGAAATTGCGCTATTTATCACGAAATTTTTCCGGCACGCCGGCTACATAAGGATGAACGTTCGCTAGCCTGAAAGAGCGATTGCTCCTATTCTGCCGCTCGAACCTTGCGGTCACCGCCGCGTGGCCTTCATACAGGAGAGCATCATGACCGAAGCCAGAAAGCCCGGACGCGGACGCGTCTATTCCTCGATTACGGAAACAATCGGCGATACGCCGATCGTGCGGCTCGATAAGCTGGCCAAGGAGAAGGGCGTGAAGGCCAACCTTCTGGCCAAGCTCGAATTTTTCAATCCGATTGCTTCCGTCAAGGACCGCATTGGCGTGGCGATGATCGAAACCCTGGAAGCACAGGGCAAGATCACACCCGGCAAAACAACGCTGGTCGAGCCGACCTCAGGCAATACGGGGATTGCGCTAGCCTTTGCCGCAGCGGCGAAGGGTTACAAGCTGATCCTGACCATGCCGGAGACCATGTCGGTTGAGCGCCGGAAGATGCTGGCGCTGCTGGGCGCCGAACTGGTTCTGACCGAAGGCCCGAAGGGCATGAAGGGCGCAATCGCCAAGGCGCAGGAACTGGCGGAAACGCTGCCCGACGCCATCATTCCTCAGCAATTCGAAAACCCTGCCAATCCCGAGATTCACCGCAAGACGACAGCAGAAGAGATATGGAACGACACTGACGGCGCGGTTGATATTTTCGTTTCCGGCATTGGTACTGGCGGCACCATTACGGGCACCGGCCAGGTGCTGAAAGCCCGCAAGCCCGAGCTCAAGGTTATAGCAGTCGAGCCTGCTGACAGCCCGGTTCTCTCGGGCGGCAATCCCGGCCCACACAAGATTCAGGGCATCGGGGCCGGTTTTGCGCCCGCCATTCTCGACACCGGCATTTACGACGAGATCGTCACCGTGACCAATGACGATGCTTTCGAAATTGCACGCCTTGTCGCGCGGATTGAAGGTGTTCCCGTCGGCATTTCATCGGGTGCGGCACTGGCGGCGGCCATCAAGGTCGGCACGCGGGAAGAAAATGCCGGCAAGAATATCGTCGTCATCGTTCCTTCTTTTGCGGAACGCTACCTTTCAACCGCACTTTTCGAGGGCTTGGGGCTTTGAACTTCGCTTTCGATTGGGCTTTGATGGCTCGCCAGTGATCCGATAAATCCAATGTGCCGCCTACGCCCTGGCGGCACATCTGTTTTGCGGTTCCAACACCGTTCTGAGGCCGGGACGAGTTCGGTTCGGGCCGCGGCCTTTTAGGCGCCTGTCTGTCCGCGATAGCGGTATATGGATCACGCCGGTTAAAGCGGAAGCGGCTGACGTCCCTGTCGCATTGGTTTGTCATGTTATCCGGACGTAAAGCCGCTGCACAGCCTTGCCGGAAATGCTCGACGCTGAGCCTCCTGCCCTTTTGCCGAAGGTGTTTAAGCCGCCACCGTCAACCTTTCTCCAGCGATGCGGTATGAAACGGCTTCCGCGACGTGGATGCGGCCAACCGTCGGCTTTTCATCCAGATCGGCGAGCGTCCGCGCGACCTTTAGAATACGGTGATACCCACGTGCGGAAAACTTCAGGCGTTCAGCGGCATCGCGCAGCAATTGCAGGCCAGACGCATCGGGCTCCGCATATTTTTCGATGAGCGTTGTCGTGCACCTCGCATTGGTGCGAATGGCCGGAAAGCCAGCGGTCGCATATCGCTCCTGCTGCGCATAGCGCGCCCTCGCGACGCGCGCGGCAACTGTCGAACTCGATTCCGACGCCACTGGACGGATGAGATCCGCAGCGGAAACGGCAGGGACGTCGATGCGAATGTCGATGCGATCGAGCAGCGGGCCTGAGATGCGGGCCTGATAATCAGCGACACAACGCGGACCCCGGGCACAGGTAAAGCCCGGCTCGCCCGCCATGCCGCACCGGCACGGATTCATCGCGGCGACGAGCTGGATTTCTGCGGGATAGCTGACGCGGTGATTGGCGCGCGCAATGATGCACTCGCCCGTTTCGAGCGGCTGGCGCAACGCATCCAGCACCTGCGGCGCAAACTCGGGAAACTCGTCCAGAAAAAGCACGCCGTGATGGGCGAGCGAGGCCTCGCCCGGCTTAGCGCGAAGACCGCCGCCGATCAGCGCCGCCATGGTCGCGGAATGGTGTGGGGTGCGAAACGGCCTTCGGTCGGAGAGCCTACCACCGGACAGTTGGCCGGCTATCGAGTGAACCATGGACACTTCCAGCAATTCCGCCGCCTCCAGCGGCGGCAGAATGGACGGCAGACGAGCCGCAAGCATGGATTTGCCCGAGCCGGGTGGACCGACCATCAGCAGGTTATGGCCGCCGGCGGCCGCAACCTCAAGCGCGCGCCGGGCGCTTTCCTGTCCCTTAATATCGGCGAGATCAGGCAGATTGACCGGATTGGTACGGATGGCTGGCGTGGGACGCGAAAGGCGCTGCGTCCCGCGAAAATGATTGGCAAGCGCTATAAGGCTTCGAGGCGCAAGAATATCGATACCGGCGCCCGCCCAGGCTGCTTCCGGCCCACTTTCGGCAGGGCAGATCAGTCCCTTGCCGAGCGCATTCGCGCCGATCGCAGCTGGCAAGGCACCTGAAACCACCCCAATGGTGCCGTCAAGATTAAGTTCGCCGAGAACCACATAGTCTGCGAGCGCTTCCGCCGGAATAGCGCCCAGGGCAGCCATAAGACCGAGCGCGATGGGAAGATCGAAATGTGATCCCTCCTTTGGCAGATCCGCAGGCGCGAGATTAACGGTGACTTTTTTGGCCGGCAGGGCAAGACCAGAGGCGTGAAGCGCAGCTTGCACCCGCTCGCGGCTTTCGGCGACCGCCTTATCCGGCAGGCCGACGATCTGGATGCCGACCCGCCCGGGCGCGACCATGACCTGCACCTCA
This genomic interval from Agrobacterium tumefaciens contains the following:
- a CDS encoding sterol desaturase family protein; protein product: MAKAQILKQTLSYSSWPLVFGGGLVGSYFAFTSSHPIAAFLSVYACAVIALFLLERYIPYEVEWLEGDGETMTSIGHTLLTKGIVQLAAAASPIFPMLAANVLQPLAAMRFDLWPAHLPMVVQVALAVTVAEFGLYWAHRIAHETVFFWRFHALHHSVVRLWVVNTGRFHVADSLFKIALSQIPLYFMGAPLQVFWWLGAVTAFIGILTHCNVDMKTGLLDYVFSTPRLHRWHHSKQLPEGNTNYGENLVIFDIIFGSYHNPDRPSSTDIGIKGEIAKGFVPQLVQPFTKDGVRQIIGKDTKIN
- a CDS encoding MmcQ/YjbR family DNA-binding protein, whose protein sequence is MSLFNRNTFDRLLGEWPGVRFVDQWDSHVAKVGDKVFAVLGEREDWRLVVKCSEESFEILTSLEGIAQAPYFAKRKWVSIGDHSPLEEEELRHYVRRSYELVAAGLTKKVRTELGIVIDTPPSR
- the coaBC gene encoding bifunctional phosphopantothenoylcysteine decarboxylase/phosphopantothenate--cysteine ligase CoaBC, whose product is MTLSGKHILLIISGGIAAYKSLDLIRRLKERGVRVTPVMTKGAQEFVTPLAVGALSATHVFTELFSRQDEQDVGHIRLARDCDLVLVAPATADVMAKMAHGLADDLASAVLLATDRKVLVAPAMNPKMWSAKPTMRNVDTLKKDGVIFIGPMAGEMAEKGEAGLGRMAEPLQIVEAVAALLDGGPKPLKGKTAIVTSGPTHEPIDPVRYIANRSSGKQGHAIAAALAELGAEVTLVSGPVTIADPAGVTVIRVERAEEMRDAVISRLPADIAVMVAAVADWRVAGSSEQKIKKQPGDAPPALQLTENPDILRTVGHHVNRPKLVVGFAAETQDVEKNGRAKLERKGADYIVANDVSAQTGIMGGDRNSVKIISAEGVEAWPDLDKAEVAKRLAALIAEKLA
- a CDS encoding peptide chain release factor 3, translated to MAETLAEAVSRRRTFAIIAHPDAGKTTLTEKLLLFGGAIQLAGEVKAKKDRIQTRSDWMKIERERGISVVTSVMTFEYNDRVFNILDTPGHEDFADDTYRTLTAVDAAIMVIDAAKGIEPRTLKLFEVCRMRDIPIITFINKMDRESRDPFEILDEVEEKLALDTAPITWPVGRAKTFCGAYNLADSTFRGVDTQVEAMKVNGPQAVADRLPENERDAFIEETELAMEACRPFDRQAFLEGHMTPVFFGSALRNFGVRDLINALGEFAPPPRDQVADTRTVHAAEEKMTAFVFKIQANMDPNHRDRIAFARICSGKLERGMKARLARTGKQMGLTAPQFFFASQRQLADTAFAGDVVGIPNHGTLRIGDTLTEGENLVFQGVPNFSPEILRRVRLEDAMKAKKLKEALQQMAEEGVVQLFSPEDGSPAIVGVVGALQLDVLKERLMGEYGLPVSFEMSRFSVCRWISSDQPAEMDKFLNVKRGDIARDLDGDPVFLAQDAFSLRYESERFPAIKMVAIKEYHVAKAA
- the dut gene encoding dUTP diphosphatase, which codes for MTVQNDNLPPLRLVRLAHGADLELPSYETRGAAGMDLRAAVPSGETLTLQPGERTLVPTGFIFEVPQGYEAQIRPRSGLAIKNGITCLNSPGTVDSDYRGEVKVILANLGQDAFVIERGMRIAQMVIAPVTQVTVLEVTETSETARGSGGFGSTGV
- a CDS encoding LysE family translocator encodes the protein MTLTTILAYATALFIAAAIPGPGMTAIVARALGSGFRETFFMGLGLILGDMIYLTAVILGLTFVAQTFQEAFMVLKFAGAAYLLYIAWKLWTAGLLPQDLKAKKSTSMPMSFLSGLLITLGNPKTMLFYVALVPTLIDIRMIGPSEYASLLAITFVVLMAVLLPYILLAAKARNLLKKPSALTILNRTAAGILAGTATMIAIRST
- the cysK gene encoding cysteine synthase A, with the translated sequence MTEARKPGRGRVYSSITETIGDTPIVRLDKLAKEKGVKANLLAKLEFFNPIASVKDRIGVAMIETLEAQGKITPGKTTLVEPTSGNTGIALAFAAAAKGYKLILTMPETMSVERRKMLALLGAELVLTEGPKGMKGAIAKAQELAETLPDAIIPQQFENPANPEIHRKTTAEEIWNDTDGAVDIFVSGIGTGGTITGTGQVLKARKPELKVIAVEPADSPVLSGGNPGPHKIQGIGAGFAPAILDTGIYDEIVTVTNDDAFEIARLVARIEGVPVGISSGAALAAAIKVGTREENAGKNIVVIVPSFAERYLSTALFEGLGL
- a CDS encoding YifB family Mg chelatase-like AAA ATPase; amino-acid sequence: MVARVNTVAFQGIEGVPVEVQVMVAPGRVGIQIVGLPDKAVAESRERVQAALHASGLALPAKKVTVNLAPADLPKEGSHFDLPIALGLMAALGAIPAEALADYVVLGELNLDGTIGVVSGALPAAIGANALGKGLICPAESGPEAAWAGAGIDILAPRSLIALANHFRGTQRLSRPTPAIRTNPVNLPDLADIKGQESARRALEVAAAGGHNLLMVGPPGSGKSMLAARLPSILPPLEAAELLEVSMVHSIAGQLSGGRLSDRRPFRTPHHSATMAALIGGGLRAKPGEASLAHHGVLFLDEFPEFAPQVLDALRQPLETGECIIARANHRVSYPAEIQLVAAMNPCRCGMAGEPGFTCARGPRCVADYQARISGPLLDRIDIRIDVPAVSAADLIRPVASESSSTVAARVARARYAQQERYATAGFPAIRTNARCTTTLIEKYAEPDASGLQLLRDAAERLKFSARGYHRILKVARTLADLDEKPTVGRIHVAEAVSYRIAGERLTVAA